Within Bacillus sp. FJAT-45350, the genomic segment GTCACTGGACAGTCACGTGACAGTCACGCAAAGTCACGCAACAGAAGAAGAATTAGAAGAAGAAGAAGATCTAGAAAAAGAAGAAGAAAGAGAAGTAATACCTTTTGTCGAGATAATTACTTATCTCAACCAAGCAGCTAATAAAAATTACCGCTCATCAACTCGTAAAACAAAAGACCTTATCAAAACTAGATGGAATGAAGGTTTTAAACTGGATGATTTCAAGAGAGTCATAGACATTAAATGTAGTGAATGGCTCAAAGACAAGAAAATGAATCAGTTCTTACGTCCAGATACATTATTCGGTACCAAATTTGAAGGATACCTTAATCAAGAGGTGAAACCAAATGCAGTCAATCAAGGATTCAATCCACAAGAATATGGCATTCAGTTCTGATGTATGCGAAAAACATAATATCAACTTGATGGATTTTAGTGGGGAAGTTGTATGCCCCAGATGCTTTTTGGAGAAAGAGAATGAAAAAGTGCAGCAGCGCGAAGAAGAAAAGTACTTGAAAAGAAATTACTTATTACTGAACAGTAAGAGCTTGGTAAGTGATAAGACAATATTAAATGCCACATTAGACAACTTTAAACCAACCTGCGCGGAAGAGAAGAATAACAAACAACTAGTTAAAGAGTGTATCAACCGCTACAAAGACGGACAGGTATTTAACGTTGTACTTCAAGGTTTACAAGGCACAGGTAAAAGTCATTTAGCTTATGCGATGTTAAAGGAACTCAACGAGAATTCAAATTTTAAAGCGTCATGTTTGTTTATGAGTGTTGAAGAAATGATTCGAAAAATCAAAGGCACCTTTAAAGACGATAAGAGCATCTACACTGAGAATTATTTTATTGATTTGATATCTCAAGTGGATTATCTAGTTTTAGATGACTTAGGAGCTGAAACAGGGGCTATCGGAACAGACAAAAGTGCGACTGATTTTGTGCAAAGAGTCTTGTACGCGATAACAACGACAAGGCAGGATAAATCGACAATAATCACAACCAATTTAGCAAGCGCTACTATTTTTGGAATGTACGATAGGAAACTTGTATCGCGCCTATTTAAAAAGCCGAAATACATCGTGTTTAGGGAGTCAAAGGATAAAAGAATAGCAGATATTCCATTCTAGGAGGGTAGGTGAAATGAGGAGTCTAGTAATTGAGGAATTAACAATCTTTGAAACTTTGAATAGCTTTGACTCAGACCAAGCAAAGTGGATTCGACTACAACATACAAGCAATCGATATTGCAATGTTTTAGCCTATGTCCCTGGACAAGCACTTTCGCCAACAGAAACAAACTATAGCAGTCCAGGGCGCTCCAAAAGAAATGACTTTCAATTTGAATTGTGGGAACATCATGCATTCGCCATTTGGAGTTATCGTCGGTGCTCTTGGGAAGAGGCAATTGAGTTACTCATTAAGTCTAGGAACGAAGAGAAGCCAATTGAAATGAAGGTATACCAAGATGTAGTGGAGTGGTTTGAAACAACGCAGGTAGTTGAGTATCTGGAATAGGCGATCCATTAACTATGATTGAAATATATCTATGAAAAAGGCGGGAACATCATGAAATCATTACATGGACCAGTAAAAGTATCGAAGTTAACAGAAGAAGAACTAGTTAAGTATAGAGAAATGGACAAGCCAGTATTACGGGATAGTGAGGCAACTAAGAAGGTTGATTATACATGGCCATTGAGAAGGGACGATAGAGAATGACAGTGAAGGAGCTTCGGGAAAAGTTAGCTGACATGCCACAGGATGCAACAGTCAAATTAGATGCGTTTGGCGAGTTATCGGACATTGAAGAAATAGGTGTGGTTCAAGATGGTGTAGTTATTCAAGCTTTCGAGGATTTTGAAGAGTGACAAAAACCGCTAATACTAAAAGGAGATATAGAAATGAGTAAAAAAGACGAGAAATACATTCATAGAATTATTGCACAAAAAGAAGGAATTACCATTACGGCAGAAACATCCAATGAGGTTACTTTTGAAGAAGCAAAAAATACTGCTATTGCAGAGGTATTAGGTGGAGTTGATAAAGTTGTTAGCTTTCAACCATTTGTTGTAATTCCACTAACTACAAAGGAACGTTGGGACGACAAAACAATTAACTTCTGTCCTCGTTGTGGCAGTAATTTAAAGGATTATGAATTAGAACAAGCAGCAAGTTTTGAATGCCTTGAATGCGATACCTCTATGGATGTTCATATCCATAACTGGTTAGAAGATTAATTCATAGTCGACAAAAACTGTGACACAAAAGAAGGTGTGTAAAATGTGGAGCTTTAAAGGTGATGAAGTTTTATTATCCTTTTTGAAACTTGAGGGTTTTAAAGAAAAACCTTTTAAAATTAAGATTCAATGGCTTATTAGATATATCCCTGTATTAGTTATGTGTGTCTGTTTTATTATCGGATATTAC encodes:
- a CDS encoding transposase, whose product is MSKKDEKYIHRIIAQKEGITITAETSNEVTFEEAKNTAIAEVLGGVDKVVSFQPFVVIPLTTKERWDDKTINFCPRCGSNLKDYELEQAASFECLECDTSMDVHIHNWLED
- a CDS encoding ATP-binding protein, which produces MQSIKDSIHKNMAFSSDVCEKHNINLMDFSGEVVCPRCFLEKENEKVQQREEEKYLKRNYLLLNSKSLVSDKTILNATLDNFKPTCAEEKNNKQLVKECINRYKDGQVFNVVLQGLQGTGKSHLAYAMLKELNENSNFKASCLFMSVEEMIRKIKGTFKDDKSIYTENYFIDLISQVDYLVLDDLGAETGAIGTDKSATDFVQRVLYAITTTRQDKSTIITTNLASATIFGMYDRKLVSRLFKKPKYIVFRESKDKRIADIPF
- a CDS encoding phage replisome organizer N-terminal domain-containing protein, encoding MADVKWIKLSTNMFDDEKIRLIESMPESDALLVIWIKLLAQAGKTNASGYIYLNENIPYTDEMLATLFCRPLNTTRLALKTFQQFGMIEIDENDFISISNWEKHQNIEGLEKIREQNRLRKQREREKKRLSLDSHVTVTQSHATEEELEEEEDLEKEEEREVIPFVEIITYLNQAANKNYRSSTRKTKDLIKTRWNEGFKLDDFKRVIDIKCSEWLKDKKMNQFLRPDTLFGTKFEGYLNQEVKPNAVNQGFNPQEYGIQF